From a single Cyclobacterium marinum DSM 745 genomic region:
- a CDS encoding IS4 family transposase yields MKQDKNNFLSGHPIIAQLLSMIPKDIFNQVVEQENSDRYYKKLKSIDHFICMFYAVLTRNSSLREVCKNISLIAQKLIPFGIKQLPAKSTLSDANRKRDNKVFAVLYSRLFAHYKKKLQGNWLDIGGEVDPSCVEVFDSTTITLFKEILKGAGRNPLKGKKKGGAKVFAKMNLAEGVPNYICIRSAATNENMFLKVMELPEHGIAVFDKGYNRYSCFEKWSSSNRYFVTRKKDNARYEVIRDFDCSHSKEVISDQLISLNYREKGVSRTVEARLVSYIDPESGDKLEFITNLMGHNALTIALLYKNRWIIEVLFKQIKQNFELKYFLSDSENGIKIQIWVALILNLLFTVLHKRIKEAEDFSTMVMVAAKNLCSYVSIEKFLVYSEAYFKSIFQKNLNNTQTQLMFSG; encoded by the coding sequence ATGAAGCAAGATAAGAATAATTTTCTGTCGGGACACCCTATTATAGCCCAGCTTTTATCTATGATTCCAAAAGATATTTTTAACCAAGTTGTGGAACAGGAGAATAGTGATCGGTATTATAAGAAGCTAAAATCTATAGATCACTTTATATGCATGTTCTATGCCGTTTTGACTAGAAACAGTAGCCTCAGGGAAGTTTGTAAGAACATTTCCTTGATAGCTCAAAAGCTGATTCCATTTGGAATCAAGCAGTTGCCAGCAAAGAGCACACTTTCTGACGCAAACCGTAAACGTGACAATAAGGTTTTTGCAGTACTCTACTCAAGACTCTTCGCTCATTATAAAAAGAAACTTCAGGGTAATTGGTTGGATATTGGCGGAGAAGTTGATCCCAGTTGCGTGGAAGTTTTTGATTCCACAACAATTACGCTTTTTAAGGAGATACTCAAGGGAGCTGGTCGAAACCCTTTAAAGGGGAAGAAGAAAGGAGGAGCTAAAGTATTTGCCAAGATGAACTTGGCAGAAGGAGTTCCCAATTATATTTGCATCCGTTCGGCAGCCACCAATGAAAACATGTTTTTAAAAGTTATGGAACTTCCAGAACATGGAATAGCGGTATTCGACAAAGGTTATAACCGCTATTCATGTTTTGAAAAGTGGAGTAGCTCTAACAGGTATTTTGTAACTCGAAAAAAAGATAATGCCCGATATGAAGTGATTCGGGACTTTGACTGTTCCCATAGCAAAGAGGTTATTTCAGACCAACTTATCTCCCTGAATTACAGAGAGAAGGGAGTTTCTCGGACAGTTGAGGCTAGATTGGTAAGTTACATTGACCCAGAAAGCGGTGATAAACTGGAGTTTATCACTAACCTGATGGGACACAATGCACTGACTATAGCTTTGCTTTACAAAAACAGATGGATCATAGAAGTTCTTTTTAAGCAGATTAAGCAAAATTTTGAGCTTAAATATTTTTTGTCGGACAGCGAGAACGGGATCAAAATCCAGATATGGGTGGCATTGATACTGAATTTACTCTTTACAGTACTCCATAAGAGAATAAAGGAGGCGGAGGATTTTTCCACAATGGTGATGGTGGCGGCAAAAAATTTATGCTCTTATGTCAGTATAGAAAAGTTTTTGGTCTATTCCGAGGCTTATTTTAAAAGTATATTTCAAAAAAATCTAAATAATACCCAAACCCAATTAATGTTCTCAGGGTAG
- a CDS encoding winged helix-turn-helix transcriptional regulator gives MKKMEHKECMSALMPVRDTLDIIGGKWKILILISVWEGNKHFREIERSIPNLSTKVLSKELKDMEVNQLITRTVINGFPVRTEYKPTEYSKTLKKVIRELQLWGINHRKKIFET, from the coding sequence ATGAAAAAAATGGAACACAAGGAGTGCATGTCTGCATTGATGCCTGTGAGGGATACACTGGATATAATAGGGGGGAAATGGAAAATTTTGATCCTTATTTCTGTTTGGGAAGGTAATAAACATTTTAGGGAAATAGAGCGTAGTATTCCAAATTTAAGTACAAAAGTACTATCAAAAGAATTAAAAGATATGGAAGTTAATCAATTGATTACAAGAACAGTAATCAATGGGTTTCCTGTTCGTACAGAATACAAGCCAACTGAATATTCCAAGACATTAAAAAAAGTGATTAGGGAGTTACAACTGTGGGGTATAAACCATAGGAAAAAGATATTTGAAACTTAA
- a CDS encoding DoxX family protein: MKNKILTVLCILFGLMMINAGLNKFLNYMPMPEMSEEMAEIMGAYATIGWIFPLVAIVEIIGGLLIAIPKTRALGAIVILPVMVGILVHHLVLDPSTLGMAFVLLAINLWAIIANIKKYLPLIKES; this comes from the coding sequence ATGAAAAATAAAATCCTTACCGTATTATGTATCCTCTTTGGCCTGATGATGATTAACGCAGGTTTGAATAAATTCCTTAATTACATGCCTATGCCGGAAATGTCTGAAGAAATGGCGGAAATAATGGGAGCCTATGCGACAATTGGGTGGATTTTCCCTTTAGTCGCTATTGTGGAAATTATTGGTGGATTATTAATAGCCATACCTAAAACAAGGGCATTAGGAGCAATAGTAATTCTTCCGGTTATGGTTGGAATTCTTGTACATCATTTGGTCCTTGATCCTTCAACACTAGGTATGGCTTTCGTTCTTTTGGCAATAAATCTTTGGGCAATTATCGCCAATATTAAAAAGTACTTGCCACTAATTAAAGAGTCTTAG